In Aegilops tauschii subsp. strangulata cultivar AL8/78 chromosome 3, Aet v6.0, whole genome shotgun sequence, one genomic interval encodes:
- the LOC109740119 gene encoding uncharacterized protein — protein MEKLGIKEKQLQPSRTVFHGIVPGLSRSPIGKIKINVLFGDKAHFCREPIWFEVVDLDNPYDALLGQPTMAKFMVVPHYKNLLECAATSSRLAESLIITEEKRLLDWAVAMASKQPAMSTDPKDAKGEGSFQPAKETKKIILDPAHPEQYAVIGSNLDSK, from the coding sequence ATGGAAAAGCTAGGCATCAAGGAGAAGCAACTCCAGCccagccggaccgtgttccatggcatcgtcccTGGGCTTTCccgctctccaatcggcaagatcaagatcaaCGTTCTGTTCGGCGACAAGGCCCACTTCTGTCGTGAGCcaatctggtttgaggtggtCGACTTGGATAACCCCTACGATGCGCTCTTGGGCCAGCCAACGATGGCCAAATTCATGGTGGTTCCACACTATAAGAATTTGCTCGAGTGCGCCGCAACCAGCtcccggctggccgagtccctcatcATCACTGAAGAAAAGCGCCTCCTtgactgggctgtggccatggccagcaagcagccaGCCATGTCGACTGACCCCAAGGATGCTAAAGGtgagggctccttccagccggctaAGGAAACCAAGAAGATCATCTTGGACCCGGCGCACCCGGAGCAGTACGCTGTCATAGGGTCcaacctcgacagcaaatag